The sequence below is a genomic window from Lysobacter stagni.
CGTCGTCGCGCGCTGCAGGCCGTCTACGCCTGGCAGATGTCCGGCTCGAGCGCGCGCGACGTGATCGCGCAGTTCGCGCACGAGCAGGCCAAGGAACAGGCGGATCTGGAATATTTCGAAGACCTGGTGCGCGGTGTCGAACAGCATTGCGACGACCTGGACGAGGCGCTCAAGCCCTTCCTCGACCGTGACATCGACCAGGTCGATGCGATCGAGCGCGCCGCGCTGCGCATCGCTGCCTACGAGCTGCGCCACCGTCCTGACGTGCCGTACCGCGTGGTGATCAACGAGGCCATCGAATCGGTGAAGCGCTTCGGCGCCGAACACGGCCACACCTACGTCAACGGTGTGCTCGACCACGCCGCCGCGGCCTGGCGCTCGGTGGAAGTGCAGTCGCGCAAGTGATTCCCGCGCCCGCGCCGCGATGCGGAGTGGGCTCGATTGGAGGCTGGCGGTGCCGGAATTCGATCTGATCGAACGCATCCGCCAGCGTGCCGGCGCGCGCGATGACGTCGTACTGGGCATCGGCGACGACGCCGCGGTGCTGTGCGTGCCGGCCGGTCGCCAGCTGGTGGTCGCCATGGACACCCTCAATGCCGGCGTGCATTTCCCGCACGACACCGCCGCGGCCGACATCGGCTGGAAGGCGCTCGCGGTGAACCTGTCGGACCTGGCTGCGATGGGCGCCGAACCCGCGTGGTGCACGCTGTCGCTGTCGCTTGCCCAGGCCGACGACGCGTGGGTGGACGGCTTCCTCGACGGATTCCTCACGGTCGCGCACGCGCATCGCGTATCGCTCGTCGGCGGCGATACCACGCGCGGTCCGCTCTCGATCAGCGTTACCGTGCACGGCTTCGTCGATCCCGGCCGCGCGTTGCGTCGCGATGCCGCGCTGGCAGGCGACGATGTGTGGGTGAGTGGCACGCTGGGCGATGCGGCGGCGGCCTTGCGGCAATGGCACGGCGGTGGCGTGCGCGACGCGTTCCTGCGCGGTCGCCTGGACCGGCCGACGCCGCGTGTGGCGCTGGGGCAGGCACTGGCGTCGGTCGCACATGCCTGCATCGACATCTCCGACGGATTGCTGGCCGACCTTGCCCATGTGTGTCGCGGCAGTGGCGTCGGGGCGCAGGTGTCGGTCGACGAGCTCCCGCTTGCGCCGGCTTTGCGCGCGGCCTTCGATGGCGATGCACGTCGCACGTTGCAGGCAGCCGGCGGAGACGACTACGAACTGTGCTTCACGGCTGCACCGGACCTGCGTGGTGAAGTCGAACGCGCCGGCCTGGATGCCGCGACGCCCGTCACGCGCATCGGTCGCATCGTCGAAGGCGAGGGCGTCCAGACGGCCACGGCCGATGGGCAGGCCTGGCATGCGGAGCATGCGGGCTATCAGCATTTCGCCTGATCGGCCCTGAGCGGCGTCAGCACGCGGCCACGGCCGCCGGCGTAAGATCGAACGCGGCGACGCCGGGCCGCCTTGTCGCGGGTCGCCCACTTTCCGCTGCCGCAAACAGGAGCATTCGCGTGGACCAAGACACGAGGTTGCTGGTCGGATCGCTGTTCTTCGTCGTGCCGGTCATATTGCTGGTGGTGATGTTCTTCCTCAACCGCAGCCGCGGCGGCATCGGCCGCAACTGGGGCGCGGTGCTGATGGTGATCCTGTGCTGGGTGGTCGGAATGCTGCTGGTGATGAAGAAGCTGGACCAGTTCCTCTGAGCGCGCGCTCAGTCCGGCAGCAGCTTGCCCGGGTTGAGGATGCCGTCGGGATCGAACGCGGCCTTCACCGCGCGCATCATCGATAGAGTGGGTGCGTCGATCGCCTGCGGCATGAACGCACGCTTGGCCAGGCCGATGCCGTGCTCGCCCGACAGCGTGCCGCCCAGCGACAACGCCAGTGCGAACACGCGCCCCATCGCGACCTGCGCGCGTTCGGTTTCGGCGGCATCGTCGGGGTGGTAGAGCAGGTTGACGTGCAGGTTGCCGTTGCCCGCGTGGCCGAAGCACACGATGGGCAGCGCGAACTCGCGTGACAGTGCCTGTACGCCGTCGACCAGCTGCGGGATGCGCGACACCGGCACCACCACGTCTTCGTTGATCTTGCCCGGCGCCAGCGTGCGCAGCGACGGCGACAGTGCCTTGCGCGCGGCCCACAGCCTGTCGCGCGCGGCCTCGTCGGCGGCATCGTCCAGCGACACCAGCCCATCGCCATCGGCCGCACGCATCAGTGCCTCGACATCGTGCGGCAGCGTCTGCGCATCGCCATCGGCCTCGATCATGAGCAGCGCGCCGGCTTCCAGTGGAAGATCCGCGCCGCCGACGTCGCGTGCCAGGCGCACCGCATCGCCGTCCATGAATTCCAGCATCGATGGCGTGACCGGTTGCGCCATCAACCGCGCCACCGCCTGCGCTGCGCTGGAGACGTCGCGGTAGATCGCTCGCACGGCGCGGCGCGAAGCGGGCAGGGGCGTGAGGCGCAGGCTGGCTTCCACGATCAGCGCCAGCGTGCCTTCGCTGCCGACCAGCAGGCGCTGCAGGTCGTAACCGGTCGCGCCCTTGGTGGTGGCGGTGCCGCAGTGGATCAGTTCGCCCGTGCCAGTCACGGCGGTGAGTGCGAGCACGTTGTCGCGGCTGGCGCCGTACTTCACCGCGCGCGGTCCGCCGGCGTTGCAGGCGAGGTTGCCGCCGACGCTGCTGTAACCGGCGCTGGTGGGATCGGGCGGCCAGAACAGGCCGTGGGGTTTCAGTGCGGCCTGCAGTTCGCCGTTGAGCACGCCCGGTTCGACCACCGCGCAACGGTCGCCAGGTCGTATCTCCAGGATGCGGTTCATGCGTTCGAACGACACGACCACGCCACCGGCGACCGGCACCGCCGCGCCCGTGGTGTTGGT
It includes:
- the thiL gene encoding thiamine-phosphate kinase; amino-acid sequence: MPEFDLIERIRQRAGARDDVVLGIGDDAAVLCVPAGRQLVVAMDTLNAGVHFPHDTAAADIGWKALAVNLSDLAAMGAEPAWCTLSLSLAQADDAWVDGFLDGFLTVAHAHRVSLVGGDTTRGPLSISVTVHGFVDPGRALRRDAALAGDDVWVSGTLGDAAAALRQWHGGGVRDAFLRGRLDRPTPRVALGQALASVAHACIDISDGLLADLAHVCRGSGVGAQVSVDELPLAPALRAAFDGDARRTLQAAGGDDYELCFTAAPDLRGEVERAGLDAATPVTRIGRIVEGEGVQTATADGQAWHAEHAGYQHFA
- a CDS encoding FAD-binding oxidoreductase, with translation MNPLPPALASELASLLGDGWRTDPSERLAYAYDNSRRQSLPDAVALPSTREQVASLVRACRNAGVPVVARGRGTNTTGAAVPVAGGVVVSFERMNRILEIRPGDRCAVVEPGVLNGELQAALKPHGLFWPPDPTSAGYSSVGGNLACNAGGPRAVKYGASRDNVLALTAVTGTGELIHCGTATTKGATGYDLQRLLVGSEGTLALIVEASLRLTPLPASRRAVRAIYRDVSSAAQAVARLMAQPVTPSMLEFMDGDAVRLARDVGGADLPLEAGALLMIEADGDAQTLPHDVEALMRAADGDGLVSLDDAADEAARDRLWAARKALSPSLRTLAPGKINEDVVVPVSRIPQLVDGVQALSREFALPIVCFGHAGNGNLHVNLLYHPDDAAETERAQVAMGRVFALALSLGGTLSGEHGIGLAKRAFMPQAIDAPTLSMMRAVKAAFDPDGILNPGKLLPD
- the nusB gene encoding transcription antitermination factor NusB, with the protein product MNRRRPDGIDPVARSRARRRALQAVYAWQMSGSSARDVIAQFAHEQAKEQADLEYFEDLVRGVEQHCDDLDEALKPFLDRDIDQVDAIERAALRIAAYELRHRPDVPYRVVINEAIESVKRFGAEHGHTYVNGVLDHAAAAWRSVEVQSRK